In Elephas maximus indicus isolate mEleMax1 chromosome 7, mEleMax1 primary haplotype, whole genome shotgun sequence, the following proteins share a genomic window:
- the LOC126080544 gene encoding olfactory receptor 5M11-like, with product MNFQEFSNKNDSMITEFILLGLTNCRELQPLLFVLFLAVYFVTLIGNLGMIVLIRLDSRLHTPMYLFLTNLAFVDLCYTSNTAPQMLTNFLSEKKTISFAGCFTQCYLFIALLLTELYMLTAMAYDRFVAICNPLRYSVKMSRKICISLAAFPYVYGFSDGLFQAILTFHLTFCKSNVINHFYCADPPLIKLSCSETNIKEHAMLISAGFNFSNSLTIVLVSYVFIIAAILHIKSAEGRHKAFSTCGSHMMAVILFYGTLFCMYVRPPTDKTAEESKIIAVFYTFVSPMLNPMTYSLWNKDVKRALKNVLRRNMASKMAIPPLSNK from the coding sequence ATGAACTTTCAGGAATTTTCCAATAAAAATGACAGCATGATAACAGAATTCATTCTCCTTGGGCTCACAAATTGCCGAGAACTCCAGCCTCTCCTCTTCGTGCTGTTCCTTGCTGTTTATTTTGTCACCCTCATAGGCAACCTGGGTATGATAGTGTTAATCAGACTGGACTCTCGtcttcacacccccatgtaccTCTTCCTCACTAATTTAGCCTTTGTGGACTTGTGCTACACCTCAAACACAGCCCCACAGATGCTGACTAATTTCTTGTCAGAGAAGAAGACCATTTCCTTTGCTGGTTGCTTTACACAGTGTTACCTTTTCATCGCACTTCTCCTCACTGAGCTTTATATGCTGAcagcaatggcctatgaccgctttgTGGCCATATGCAACCCTCTGCGCTACAGTGTAAAAATGTCCAGGAAAATCTGCATCAGTTTGGCCGCATTTCCTTACGTCTATGGCTTCTCAGATGGTCTGTTCCAGGCCATTCTGACCTTCCACTTGACCTTCTGTAAATCCAATGTCATTAATCACTTCTACTGTGCTGATCCACCACTCATTAAACTGTCTTGCTCTGAAACTAACATCAAGGAACATGCCATGCTTATCTCAGCTGGCTTCAACTTCTCCAACTCCCTCACCATCGTCCTGGTGTCCTATGTCTTCATTATTGCTGCCATCCTCCACATCAAATCAGCCGAGGGAAGGCACAAGGCATTCTCTACCTGTGGTTCCCATATGATGGCTGTCATCCTATTTTACGGGACACTCTTCTGCATGTATGTAAGACCACCAACAGACAAGACTGCTGAGGAATCCAAAATAATAGCTGTCTTCTACACCTTTGTAAGCCCAATGCTTAACCCGATGACCTATAGTTTGTGGAACAAAGATGTAAAGCGAGCCTTGAAGAATGTTCTTAGACGCAATATGGCCAGTAAGATGGCAATACCTCCACTGTCCAATAAATGA
- the LOC126079085 gene encoding olfactory receptor 1030-like: protein MLKKNHSDVTEFVLLGLTDRAELQPVLFVVFLVIYLITVTGNVSMIFLIRSDSKLHTPMYFFLSHLSFVDLCYATNVTPQMLVNFLSERKTISFIGCIIQFHFFIALVITDYYMLTVMAYDRYMAICKPLLYGNKMSKCVCTSLVAAPYIYGFANGLVQTVLMLRLSFCGPNEINHFYCADPPLMVLACSDTYVKETAMFVVAGSNLTCSLTIILISYIFIFTAILRIHSAEGRSKAFSTCGSHLTAVTIFYGTLFCMHLRPPSEASVEQGKIVAVFYIFVSPMLNPLIYSLRNKDVKRAVRKVIQKKLFVK, encoded by the coding sequence atGTTAAAGAAAAACCACTCCGACGTGACTGAATTTGTTCTCCTGGGCCTGACTGACCGAGCTGAGCTGCAGCCTGTACTTTTTGTGGTATTCCTAGTGATCTACCTTATCACAGTAACAGGCAATGTGagcatgatttttttaattagaagtgACTCAAAACTGCACACGccaatgtactttttcctcagtcaCCTCTCCTTTGTAGATCTCTGTTATGCCACCAATGTCACTCCGCAGATGCTGGTTAATTTCTTATCCGAGAGAAAAACTATTTCTTTCATTGGTTGCATCATACAATTCCACTTTTTCATTGCCCTGGTCATCACAGATTATTATATGCTTACAGTGATGGCTTATGACCGCTACATGGCTATCTGCAAACCCTTGTTATACGGTAACAAAATGTCCAAATGTGTCTGCACCTCTCTAGTCGCTGCTCCTTACATTTACGGCTTTGCAAATGGACTGGTACAGACTGTACTGATGCTACGTCTGTCCTTCTGTGGACCCAATGAGATCAACCACTTTTACTGTGCAGACCCACCTCTCATGGTCCTCGCCTGCTCAGACACCTATGTCAAAGAAACTGCCATGTTTGTGGTGGCTGGATCCAACCTCACTTGTTCTCTCACCATCATCCTCATCTCCTATATTTTCATCTTCACTGCCATCCTTCGCATCCACTCTGCTGAAGGGAGAAgtaaagccttctccacctgtgggtcCCATCTCACGGCTGTCACCATCTTTTATGGGACTCTGTTCTGCATGCACCTGAGACCCCCTTCTGAGGCATCTGTAGAACAGGGGAAAATTGTAGCTGTGTTTTATATCTTTGTGAGTCCTATGCTAAACCCTTTGATCTATAGCCTGAGGAATAAAGATGTTAAAAGAGCAGTAAGGAAAGTTATCCAAAAGAAATTGTTTGTTAAATAA
- the LOC126079061 gene encoding olfactory receptor 1030-like, producing MLKKNHSEVTEFILLGLTDRAELQPVLFVVFLVIYLITVTGNVSMIFLIRSDSKLHTPMYFFLSHLSFVDLCYATNVTPQMLVNFLSERKTISFIGCIIQFHFFIALVITDYYMLTVMAYDRYMAICKPLLYGSKMSKCVCISLVTVPYIYGFANGLVQTVLMLRLSFCGPSEINHFYCADPPLMVLACSDTYVKETAMFVVAGSNLTCSLTIILISYIFIFTAILRIRSAEGRRKAFSTCGSHLTAVTVFYGTLFSMYLRPPSKASVKPGKIVAVFYIFVSPMLNPLIYSLRNKDVKRAIRKVIQKKLFV from the coding sequence atgtTAAAGAAAAACCACTCCGAGGTGACTGAATTTATTCTGCTGGGCCTGACTGACCGAGCTGAGCTGCAGCCTGTACTTTTTGTGGTATTCCTAGTGATCTACCTTATCACAGTAACAGGCAATGTGagcatgatttttttaattagaagtgACTCGAAACTGCACACGccaatgtactttttcctcagtcaCCTCTCCTTTGTAGACCTCTGTTATGCCACCAATGTCACTCCGCAGATGCTGGTTAATTTCTTATCCGAGAGAAAAACTATTTCTTTCATTGGTTGCATCATACAATTCCACTTTTTCATTGCCCTGGTCATCACAGATTATTATATGCTTACAGTGATGGCTTATGACCGCTACATGGCCATCTGCAAACCCTTGTTATACGGTAGCAAAATGTCCAAATGTGTCTGCATCTCTCTGGTCACTGTTCCTTACATTTATGGCTTTGCAAACGGTCTGGTACAGACTGTACTGATGCTACGTCTGTCCTTCTGTGGACCCAGTGAGATCAACCACTTTTACTGTGCAGACCCACCTCTCATGGTCCTCGCTTGCTCAGATACCTATGTCAAAGAAACTGCCATGTTTGTGGTGGCTGGATCCAACCTCACCTGTTCTCTCACCATCATCCTCATCTCCTATATTTTCATCTTCACTGCCATCCTGCGCATCCGCTCTGCTGAGGGGAGACGTAAAGCCTTCTCTACCTGTGGGTCCCATCTCACTGCGGTTACCGTCTTTTACGGGACTCTGTTCTCTATGTATCTGAGACCCCCTTCTAAGGCATCTGTAAAGCCGGGGAAAATTGTAGCTGTTTTTTATATCTTTGTGAGTCCTATGTTAAACCCTTTGATCTATAGCCTGAGAAACAAAGATGTTAAAAGAGCAATAAGGAAAGTTATCCAAAAGAAATTGTTTGTATAA